The nucleotide sequence CGCCGCTGGGCATCGATCTGGACTACGCTGTATCCTTCTATACCGGACAACAGCCGGTTATGTTCCATTTCGAATCCGGCCTGCCCGGCGCCATCGACGCTGAATCCCAGGACCTGGCCGGCGGCGGTCCGGTAGGGATAGACCCGCCTGGCTTCCTTTTCCGTGCGGATATAGGGTTCGAAAAGGGGGTAGGTGGACAGCCCCCTTATCCGTTCGCTGGTCTCCGGATTCACCCACCGTACCAGGTACCGGAAGTCGGAGGATCCGGTAATCCGGTCCACGATATGGCGGGGATCTTCGCCGGTGATCTGGGAGAGTTGTACGGCCAGGTTGCCGACGTCGGCGGCACTGAACCGTTCCCCGTCCAGATCCTGGATGCCGAAGGAGTCGAACTCGACGCTCAGGGCCAGCGAGTTTCCGTTTCGATCGAAGATACGGCCCCGCCGGGGATCGATGGTGACGACCCGGTGCTGCTGGTCACGGGCTCGCTGCCTGTAGGTCTCGCCGTCGCGAATCTGTATCAGCGCGATTCGGAATCCGAGTCCTGCACACAGCAACATACCGATCGCGAAGAGGAAGGTCAGTCTGCGCATACAGGATTTCGCGACCATATGGGTTATTCCTCATCGGGAATCCACTCGAGCCGTTCGGAACGAGGCGAGGATCAATGCGTCATCCGCCGGTTCTCCCGCGATCGCCCTCACGTCGGGCTCGGTGCCGGCCAATGCCACGGCCGTGTCAACCGCGTCCATGACCACAACCTGTCCGACCGCCGCGTGTTCCAGTTCGTAACGATGCATGGCCGCGGTTTCGTTCCGGAGCTGTTCCGCCAGCCGAACGATCCGCACGTGCAGGTAGGCGCTTTTCTTTTCCAGCGCCTCCTTCTGGTGTTCCAGTTGCAGGATCTCCCGCTTCAGCGTCCTGGTTTTATCCTGGTGCCAGATGTAAAACATGCTCAGCGACGTGACGAGCGCGATCATACCGATCCAGCTGAACAACTGTCCCATGTACGGATGGTCGCTGCGGAATCTGAAAGCGGATTTCATGTCGGCCTCTCCGGTCGGAATAGGTGGTGCAGATTTCTGCGTGCGCCTTGATCGTCGGGCAAGCGTTCGATCATACGAAACCTGGCGCTTCGGGCCCGTGGGTTGGCCGTGACCTCTTCCCGTGAAGCCACGACGGCTCGCCTGGTGTGCAGCACGGCGACGCGCTCGTGCTCGCACACGCATTGCGGCAGTCCCGGTGGGCAGATGCAATCCGAAGCCCAGGTTTCGAACGTCCGCTTGACCATGCGGTCCTCTAACGAATGATAGGATATGACGCCGAAACGACCCCGGCCGCTCAACAGCGGCAGCAGGTTATCCAACGCCGTTCTCAATCTGTCCAGCTCCTGGTTCACGGCGATCCGCAGTGCCTGGAACACCCGGGCACAGGACTTGATCGCCCATCTGCGTCGTACCGCCGACCTGATGGTTTCGGCCAGCTCGGTGGTGGAGGTCAGCGGTGACTTCGCGCGGCTTCTGACAATCGCGTTCGCGACGCTGCGGGCCTGCCGTTCCTCGCCGTACTCCCCGATGATCCGTTCGATTTCGTCCCGGGAACCCCGGTTAACGATATCGGCTGCCGTCAGCGCCCCGCCCCGGTCCATGCGCATATCGAGCGGGCCTTCGGACTGGAAGGAGAAACCGCGGCCAGGCGTATCGATCTGGTACGATGACACGCCAAGGTCCAGCAATAGCCCGTCCACCCGGGGGATGCGTTCCGCTTCCAGCACGGACGCCAGTTCCGTAAAGTCACGATGCATGATATCCACGCGAGGGGTCGCGCCCGCAAGCCTGGCCCTGGACACGCGGACTGCTTCAAGGTCCCTGTCCAGCCCGATCAGCCGGCCGGTTGTATCCAGCTTGTCCATGATTGCGCGCGCGTGGCCGCCTCCTCCGATGGTTCCGTCCACGTATGTGCCCGATTTGTCCCAGACGATCATATCGGATATTTCCCCGGCAAGAACGGGAACATGGTTATACGAATCT is from Gemmatimonadota bacterium and encodes:
- the rsmH gene encoding 16S rRNA (cytosine(1402)-N(4))-methyltransferase RsmH, with protein sequence MGLADSYNHVPVLAGEISDMIVWDKSGTYVDGTIGGGGHARAIMDKLDTTGRLIGLDRDLEAVRVSRARLAGATPRVDIMHRDFTELASVLEAERIPRVDGLLLDLGVSSYQIDTPGRGFSFQSEGPLDMRMDRGGALTAADIVNRGSRDEIERIIGEYGEERQARSVANAIVRSRAKSPLTSTTELAETIRSAVRRRWAIKSCARVFQALRIAVNQELDRLRTALDNLLPLLSGRGRFGVISYHSLEDRMVKRTFETWASDCICPPGLPQCVCEHERVAVLHTRRAVVASREEVTANPRARSARFRMIERLPDDQGARRNLHHLFRPERPT